A window of the Plasmodium vivax chromosome 12, whole genome shotgun sequence genome harbors these coding sequences:
- a CDS encoding chaperonin, putative (encoded by transcript PVX_082580A; Apicoplast targeted protein. Curated by Stuart Ralph, Walter and Eliza Hall Institute of Medical Research, Australia.), translating to MKLSLLASLVVVSLTAALAKRVTTSSNLNFVTSNPRQLQRSSSQRLRATEYKLENKIIRGPLTPLNEFVLIQKDEAYDTTEAGVFIGDTLRKNQYIGKILGVGTGAVNTKNGERVPIDVQVGDVVIFNPSDGTKLKYNDKECLLISNEEILAKINDASVEVRPNNITPFYDRVLIKLVDTNAASSSLVIMPESKSDKSTDGLVVAVGDGTYDSNNNKVPIDVRVNDYIKFSPFSNESCEFTYNGEKFTFVRARYIMAKY from the exons ATGAAGCTCTCTCTGCTGGCGTCCCTTGTCGTGGTCTCCCTGACGGCGGCCCTGGCGAAGAGGGTTACTACGAGCAGCAATTTG AATTTCGTCACGAGCAACCCGAGGCAACTGCAGCGGAGCTCTTCGCAGAGGCTGCGGGCCACAG agtACAAATTGGAGAATAAGATTATACGGGGGCCCCTCACTCCTCTGAACGAGTTCGTCTTGATTCAGAAGGATGAGGCGTACGACACGACGGAGGCGGGCGTCTTCATCGGCGACACG ttgCGGAAGAACCAGTACATCGGCAAAATTCTAGGCGTGGGCACCGGAGCTGTGAACACCAAAAACGG CGAAAGAGTGCCGATAGACGTCCAGGTTGGCGACGTCGTGATCTTCAACCCGAGCGATGGGACCAAA ctcAAGTACAACGACAAGGAGTGCCTGCTCATATCCAACGAAGAAATCCTGGCGAAAATCAACGACGCCTCCGTGGAGGTGAGGCCAAACAACATCACCCCCTTCTATGACCGCGTGCTCATCAAATTAGTAGACACAAACGCAGCGTCCAGCTCCCTAGTAATAATGCCTGAGTCCAAGAGCGATAAGTCAACGGACGGACTTGTTGTAGCGGTGGGCGATGGCACCTACGACTCGAATAATAACAAAGTGCCAATCGACGTACGCGTAAACGACTACATCAAATTTTCTCCCTTCTCCAACGAAAGCTGTGAGTTCACGTATAACGGCGAGAAGTTCACCTTTGTGCGGGCGAGGTACATCATGGCcaagtattaa
- a CDS encoding hypothetical protein, conserved (encoded by transcript PVX_082585A) produces MDPASEDTCCYCLGSTDGRPYHHVMWKSYKMCLRCKTDLKNCLSCERKIKEKTSSRRYTPCCRSTYDHLCDICCELPIICCKKKLGDAIPEVLYALDLHMSIRVPPNFLTYQNIYTFNKERFNDANHRCTFEYDHVGYAHRGERVDSVEPAQHSEVAAKGRDPPNGKNGKATTEGDFKSEQNQKKDIKTLLRKLTRSGHRPKKKKKKREVTRTGEDTQRVSFSRPQKKDNKENNKVEGGRSGGDALMCAAKGEGSAPHDVASPIKVPPTEGINQPDETHRRRREPKNHHLKKKLFSKKSSLYSKATAPLLDYLKLLRSRTKERGRDRRGGVSRRQGGAPLEEQKGNTTADVKNEKRLAMRFSTRFSTRFPTRFSTRIASRIATRMATRIGSKAVTQVDGQMAAAPPRKSHDLHLVLSFTNRANEEEIFTRLLHNELKVTDVLYLRNMFRQNGDGEKAIASCNCVVVSQKKLLLLHEQNKMIPNYAYRKLKLHELLPPNKDHLKLVDHLSLADCLPEISLFFYMSHELMHTYLWVSHLGTSAQFEQIRKIVKKLHGRSFHAGSENNRGDKLHKRLAYYLSPELEEALCVFASIQFMHHMRAVNAGGCESGHPQFFGGEHSHAPECELINYYIRTCERGGSPMYGKNYRELKRIMKNYTLVDILHIIGDINRARFYPVVSLRLLRAVVSSIRVVR; encoded by the coding sequence ATGGACCCTGCCTCGGAAGATACCTGCTGCTACTGCTTGGGCAGCACAGATGGAAGGCCGTACCACCACGTCATGTGGAAGTCCTACAAAATGTGCCTTCGATGCAAAACCGACTTGAAAAACTGCCTCTCCTgtgaaaggaaaataaaggaaaagacATCCTCACGAAGATACACCCCTTGCTGTAGATCCACATACGATCATTTATGCGATATATGTTGCGAGCTTCCCATCAtctgttgtaaaaaaaaattgggggatGCCATACCTGAGGTTTTATACGCCCTCGATTTGCACATGAGCATTAGGGttccccccaattttttgaCCTACCAGAATATTTACACCTTTAACAAGGAGAGGTTCAACGACGCGAATCATCGATGCACGTTTGAGTATGACCACGTTGGGTAtgcacacaggggggagCGGGTCGATTCGGTAGAGCCAGCGCAGCACAGCGAGGTTGCAGCAAAGGGAAGGGACCCCCCGAATgggaaaaacggaaaagccACTACAGAAGGAGACTTCAAATCGGAGCAAAACCAAAAGAAGGATATAAAAACACTCCTTCGGAAACTAACCCGTTCGGGGCAtcggccaaaaaaaaaaaaaaaaaaaagggaagtgaCACGAACGGGGGAAGATACACAAAGGGTGAGCTTTTCTCgtccccaaaaaaaggacaacaAGGAAAATAACAAAGTGGAAGGGGGACGTAGCGGTGGAGATGCCCTTATGTGCGCCGCTAAAGGGGAGGGAAGTGCCCCACACGATGTAGCTTCCCCCATAAAGGTACCCCCCACCGAGGGGATCAACCAACCTGATGAGACGCACCGGCGAAGGAGGGAACCGAAAAATCACCatctgaagaagaagctgttttccaaaaaatcgAGTCTATACAGCAAGGCAACGGCGCCCCTCTTGGACTACCTCAAATTGTTGCGAAGTCGGACGAAGGAAAGGGGGAGAGACAGGCGAGGCGGAGTTTCTCGGCGCCAGGGGGGGGCACCACTGGAGGAGCAAAAGGGCAATACAACCGCAGATGTGAAGAACGAAAAGCGGTTAGCAATGCGTTTCTCCACTCGGTTTTCAACTCGGTTCCCCACTCGGTTCTCCACTCGAATCGCGAGCCGCATCGCAACCCGCATGGCGACCCGGATCGGCTCCAAAGCGGTTACTCAGGTGGATGGCCAAATGGCCGCCGCCCCACCGCGGAAGTCGCACGACCTGCATCTCGTGCTTTCCTTTACCAACCGAGCgaacgaagaagaaatattCACACGGCTGCTACACAACGAGCTGAAGGTGACCGACGTGCTATACCTACGGAACATGTTcaggcaaaatggggatggAGAAAAGGCAATAGCATCCTGCAACTGTGTAGTCGTGTCCCAAAAAAAGTTGCTCCTTCTACATGAGCAGAATAAGATGATACCAAATTATGCGTATAGAAAATTAAAGCTGCACGAATTGTTGCCTCCAAATAAGGACCACCTAAAGCTGGTTGACCATCTCTCGTTAGCTGATTGCTTGCCAGAGATTTcacttttcttttacatGTCCCACGAGCTGATGCACACATACCTGTGGGTCTCTCACCTTGGCACATCTGCTCAGTTTGAGCAAATACGAAAAATTGTAAAGAAGCTGCACGGGAGATCTTTTCATGCAGGGAGCGAGAACAACCGCGGGGATAAGCTCCACAAACGTCTGGCTTATTATTTGTCGCCTGAGTTGGAGGAGGCCCTCTGCGTGTTTGCTTCCATTCAGTTTATGCATCACATGAGGGCGGTCAACGCAGGTGGGTGCGAAAGTGGGCATCCTCAATTTTTCGGAGGTGAACATAGCCATGCGCCTGAATGTGAGCTCATAAACTACTACATCAGAACGTGCGAGCGAGGGGGATCCCCCATGTATGGCAAAAACTACAGGGAGCTAAAAAGGATTATGAAGAATTATACGCTGGTGGATATTCTGCACATCATTGGAGACATAAACCGCGCACGCTTTTACCCCGTGGTAAGTCTGCGATTACTGCGCGCTGTGGTTTCCTCCATCCGTGTTGTAAGATAA
- a CDS encoding ubiquitin-activating enzyme, putative (encoded by transcript PVX_082590A), translating to MNFVSKQFCLFIFWVIVHTASTTNCRISNYSRVKVDSGRLSFPVYDIFSIKENPQRGPFTVRRTKWKGSKQHLHKLCSIQVKREDNKSKNGGSSQKCLLENVASGFKNAKGGSLEGGLRDVLRGDAPKKSPQLSAHVKGPDRKKPNLCDTDSHMNYATRRAKRQATKHQVLNSDSNHPNDETAAPNSVDLLQREKKYSRQIYTHGYEEEKKIRKSKILVIGLNGVSSEICKNLILCGVKEIGIYDNDILTVDDVDSLLFCEKKFINKEKKSVACVQNMRKLSDNCKIEVVTSVENAVHHYDVVVSANQSEQFNVRLSNMCRRGGNVKEEEKKKFICVNTVGLFGRIFVDFGQFAYSNSNSNGESYGISKVELAGDGHFVLHCLPNYGDLQLSEKDVIMLHVQNGSQQAVNIPCKITDVCKRSNKIRVTILEKKNAFDTFAGNVLPPRVVQYVEKKCHNLVMHLFEKLRKMLPRKSDNPCVQEILLKNPPRNMSIQKVPEQVRLNYQSLEEYLIGVRGKLDRGKSYALLFPLLALFNRSNEADQVSDEELCFLCYEEMIKRKKGEKIFTPEDIQAFEKLCKKKKKNMNVQVANQFCSAAHIELSPFSAFFGSLVTQEILKGVTHKFKPIHQTLFFDKRDLFPFAKITHKYHGRHMHQLNFFGPQFQKFLNDLNILLIGSGALGCEFLKLLALMGVSSRRGISPGGRIQVVDYDLIEESNLSRQFLFSAKDVGKLKCQVAAQNVKKLSPNVNCGFVKMKVDDAILGNRGLLLNWLSSHSKGDEEKGTHRGRSTPLEGTNWKEQIKRRPLNRRSSSPIVCILCLDNFQSRAVCDAFCVMNSIPVVEAGIEGLKGSSQIVIPFSSETYTSNSMDGQADQEANNSCTITSFPKHPKHVIQFAKSIYSHYFTDNVIKMNNFLNDPVSFIGRLCTYDNVSNLLLFFKLTKMYFNADVHKTVQLLWENIFVRNVIHLLKSDEAELHKYFEEVQKLPKPVSFQPGNKNHVLFYHCAEKNFKKVLKNLLYLLDCEKTQQGGVFYFKEEQSGASKWPPFEDAIGEIVSKNNLHVDVKRLLYFLSVIRKNTTREFYASVERELFGLFNNPVFVSALRWVQRRRGAPGKGATVGGSSAARGEATPFGSTFGSTGGNTLDSTLDGTLAKPSAQSGGRKDAALLTPLICNLQDDADDINFVFSLTNVRNENYNFPHLPMLEFFKICNNIVPAIVTVVSAISALAALEMYKLAHVMHSRVGGSKMGSHQMGSYQIRGGHPASYPPQRDETAATLTQFREEKLKDLTIYTYGSRVYVRKNGKALFSFFNVPYEELEILCSLLNNHYVNLEDNFFTHSQLSSVCPPLMYENSPSALMRRFQFSIWNYLYVHIYPRGGKKRGNVGECDAVKCNVGECRLPVGPFGYRGGEQHVEGALAEASRAVSGANEDAANIVKSANDVNTATAANTADAANAANDLAESILKDLLTVGAASEVGESLHRASIHIGEIKKNVRLLMEQSRNAGELSKALTHLVDTLKRVKKKTEQMSSQAKAFINMRSKETRGDVTLDDLVTSLETLFNVSIQTIGVRDKIIYTKFQLPSFRHSGGRGLSVVLRELFKVNAAADAGANADANANAKVSTYVLHIFATDRAGSEVSLPDVQVNVHRH from the coding sequence ATGAATTTTGTTTCGAAACAATTCTgcctttttatcttttggGTGATAGTACACACAGCAAGCACGACCAACTGCCGCATATCAAATTACAGCCGGGTTAAGGTTGATAGCGGCAGGTTGTCCTTCCCCGTTTATGACATTTTCAGCATTAAGGAGAATCCGCAAAGGGGGCCCTTTACCGTAAGGaggacaaaatggaaagggaGCAAACAACATTTGCACAAACTCTGTAGCATACAAGTAAAAAGGGAGGATAACAAATCGAAAAATGGTGGCTCTTCCCAGAAGTGCCTACTTGAAAATGTAGCCAGcggttttaaaaatgccaaggggggaagtctCGAAGGTGGCTTAAGGGATGTGCTACGCGGGGACGCCCCAAAGAAGTCGCCACAGTTAAGCGCACACGTAAAGGGTCCAGATAGGAAGAAGCCAAATCTGTGTGACACTGATAGCCATATGAATTATGCCACCAGACGGGCAAAGAGACAAGCGACCAAGCATCAAGTACTCAACAGTGATTCAAACCATCCAAATGATGAAACTGCAGCACCGAATAGTGTGGACCTCCtgcagagggaaaaaaaatatagcagaCAAATATACACGCACGgatatgaagaagaaaaaaaaattcgaaagaGTAAAATATTAGTCATCGGCCTCAACGGGGTAAGTAGcgaaatatgcaaaaatttaattctttGCGGAGTGAAGGAAATAGGAATATATGACAATGACATTTTGACCGTGGACGATGTAGAtagcctccttttttgcgagaagaaatttataaacaaggaaaaaaaaagcgtagCTTGTGTGCAGAACATGCGTAAGCTGAGTGACAACTGCAAAATTGAAGTGGTCACAAGTGTCGAAAATGCGGTGCATCACTACGACGTAGTTGTGTCCGCAAATCAAAGTGAGCAGTTTAACGTAAGACTGAGTAATATGtgcaggagggggggcaatgtgaaagaggaagaaaaaaaaaagttcatttGTGTAAACACAGTGGGCCTGTTTGGGCGCATTTTTGTCGACTTTGGACAGTTTGCCTACTCCAATTCGAATAGCAATGGTGAGTCGTACGGCATAAGCAAAGTGGAACTCGCGGGCGATGGTCACTTCGTCCTGCATTGTTTGCCCAACTACGGGGACCTCCAGCTGAGCGAAAAGGACGTCATAATGCTgcatgtgcaaaatggaagtCAGCAGGCGGTGAACATCCCCTGCAAAATTACAGACGTGTGCAAGAGAAGCAACAAAATCCGCGtcaccattttggaaaaaaaaaatgcattcgACACGTTTGCGGGGAatgtgctccccccccgagttGTACAgtatgtagaaaaaaaatgccacaatCTAGTTATGCACCTGTTTGAAAAGTTGAGGAAGATGCTCCCACGAAAAAGCGACAATCCGTGTGTGCAAGAAAtccttttgaaaaatccCCCCCGCAATATGAGCATCCAAAAAgtgcctgaacaggtcaggttAAATTATCAAAGTTTGGAGGAATACCTAATCGGTGTGCGGGGAAAACTGGACAGGGGAAAAAGCTATGCTCttttgttccccctcctgGCGTTGTTTAACCGCTCAAACGAAGCAGACCAAGTGAGCGACGAAGAGCTGTGCTTTCTATGCTACgaagaaatgataaaacgtaagaagggggagaaaatatTCACCCCAGAGGACATTCAAGCGTTTGAAAagttgtgtaaaaaaaaaaaaaaaaatatgaacgttCAGGTGGCAAatcaattttgttcagcTGCACACATCGAATTGTCGccattttctgcatttttcgGATCTTTGGTGACgcaagaaattttaaaaggcgTGACGCACAAGTTCAAACCCATTCACCAGACCTTGTTTTTCGACAAGAGGGATTTATTTCCCTTTGCGAAAATTACTCACAAGTATCACGGAAGGCACATGCACCAgctgaatttttttgggCCCCAATTTCAGAAATTTCTGAACGATTTGAATATTTTGCTGATCGGGTCAGGTGCCTTGGGGTGTGAGTTTTTGAAGCTGCTGGCGCTGATGGGAGTTTCCTCGCGTAGGGGAATATCCCCAGGGGGGCGCATCCAAGTGGTGGACTACGACCTGATTGAGGAATCCAACCTGTCTAGGCAGTTCCTGTTCAGCGCGAAAGACGTGGGGAAGTTGAAATGTCAAGTGGCTGCACAGAATGTTAAGAAGTTGAGCCCGAATGTGAACTGCGGTTTTGTGAAAATGAAGGTGGATGATGCAATCTTGGGGAATAGAGGCTTGCTTCTAAATTGGTTGTCCTCCCATTCGAAGGGtgatgaagaaaagggaacacaCAGAGGTAGGAGTACCCCCTTGGAGGGAACCAACTGGAAGGAGCAAATAAAGCGAAGACCGCTTAACCGAAGGAGCTCCTCCCCCATCGTGTGCATCCTCTGTTTGGACAATTTCCAAAGCAGAGCAGTTTGCGACGCATTTTGCGTTATGAACTCCATCCCAGTGGTCGAAGCGGGCATAGAGGGTCTGAAGGGAAGTAGCCAAATAGTTATCCCCTTCTCAAGCGAGACGTACACGAGCAACTCGATGGATGGCCAGGCAGACCAAGAGGCAAATAACTCGTGCACCATTACATCCTTCCCCAAACACCCCAAGCATGTCATCCAGTTTGCAAAAAGCATTTACAGCCACTACTTTACCGACAATGTGATCAAAAtgaataactttttaaatgacCCCGTTTCTTTTATCGGCCGCCTATGCACCTACGATAATGTGAGCAACTTGCTCCTCTTCtttaaattaacaaaaatgtacttcAATGCAGATGTACACAAAACTGTTCAGCTCCTTTGGGAGAATATTTTTGTGAGAAATGTTATTCACTTGCTCAAAAGTGACGAAGCAGAATTGCACAAGtattttgaagaagttcAGAAGCTGCCGAAGCCGGTTTCGTTCCAGCcgggaaataaaaatcacGTGCTTTTCTACCACTGTGCggagaaaaattttaaaaaagttttaaaaaatttactataCCTTTTGGACTGCGAGAAAACGCAGCAAGGGGGGGTCTTCTATTTCAAGGAGGAGCAAAGTGGGGCCTCCAAATGGCCTCCCTTTGAGGACGCCATAGGAGAAATCGTATCGAAGAATAACCTGCACGTGGATGTGAAGCGGCTGCTGTACTTCCTCTCCGTCATCCGCAAGAACACCACCCGGGAGTTCTACGCCTCCGTGGAGAGGGAGCTCTTCGGGCTGTTCAACAACCCCGTGTTTGTTTCGGCCCTGCGGTGGGTGCAGCGCCGGCGGGGCGCGCCGGGGAAAGGAGCGACAGTTGGGGGGAGCTCGGCAGCTAGGGGGGAGGCCACCCCGTTTGGCAGCACATTTGGCAGCACAGGAGGAAACACATTGGACAGCACATTGGACGGCACACTGGCCAAGCCCTCCGCCCAATCGGGGGGCCGCAAAGACGCCGCGCTTCTCACCCCCCTGATTTGCAACCTGCAGGACGACGCGGACGACATCAACTTCGTGTTCAGCCTGACCAACGTGCGGAACGAAAATTACAACTTCCCGCACCTGCCCATGCTGGAGTTTTTCAAAATCTGCAACAACATCGTGCCGGCCATCGTCACAGTCGTTTCGGCCATTTCCGCGCTCGCCGCCCTCGAGATGTACAAGCTGGCCCATGTGATGCACTCGCGCGTGGGGGgctccaaaatggggagtcaccaaatggggagctaCCAAATAAGGGGAGGCCACCCAGCTAGCTACCCACCACAGCGTGATGAAACCGCCGCCACCCTAACCCAATTTCGCGAGGAAAAGCTCAAAGATTTGACCATCTACACGTACGGAAGCAGAGTCTACGTTCGGAAAAACGGAAAGGCGttgttctccttttttaacgtGCCCTACGAGGAGCTGGAAATTCTATGCAGCTTACTTAACAACCATTATGTCAATCTGgaggataattttttcacccaCTCGCAGCTGAGTAgtgtgtgcccccccctgATGTATGAGAACTCCCCGTCGGCGTTGATGAGGAGGTTTCAGTTTTCCATTTGGAACTATCTCTACGTTCATATTTACCCTagagggggaaagaaaaggggaaacgtTGGGGAGTGCGACGCGGTGAAGTGCAACGTGGGGGAGTGCAGACTGCCCGTCGGTCCGTTCGGCtaccgggggggggagcagcacgTGGAGGGGGCGCTGGCCGAGGCTAGCAGGGCGGTGAGCGGCGCGAATGAGGATGCTGCTAACATTGTGAAGAGTGCTAATGATGTGAATACTGCTaccgccgctaacaccgctgacgccgccaacgccgccaacgACTTGGCAGAGTCCATCCTGAAGGACCTCCTCACCGTGGGCGCCGCGTCCGAAGTTGGAGAGTCCCTTCACCGGGCTTCTATACACATCggcgaaataaaaaagaacgtGCGTCTACTGATGGAGCAGAGCAGAAACGCAGGAGAGCTGTCCAAGGCACTAACCCATTTAGTGGACACCTTAaaaagagtgaaaaaaaaaacggagcaAATGAGCAGCCAAGCAAAAGCATTTATAAACATGAGGAGCAAAGAAACCAGAGGAGACGTCACGTTGGACGACCTGGTGACATCCCTGGAGACCCTCTTCAATGTGTCCATTCAGACGATCGGGGTGAGGGACAAAATCATTTACACAAAGTTTCAGCTGCCCTCTTTTAGGCActcgggggggagaggcctCTCCGTTGTTCTGCGCGAGCTGTTCAAGGTGAACGCGGCGGCGGATGCGGGTGCAAATGCAGATGCAAATGCAAACGCGAAGGTGAGTACCTACGTGCTGCACATCTTTGCCACTGACCGTGCGGG